A segment of the Chryseobacterium scophthalmum genome:
AAAGGTTTTTTCGGTAGAAGAAAGAACGTTTGGACTGTTGCTAAAAACGCGGTACAAAAAGCAATGCAATATGCTTACCGTGGAAGAAAAGAGAAAAAGAGAAACTTCAGATCACTTTGGATCATGCGTATCAACGCAGGAGCTAGAGAGCACGGAATGTCTTACTCTCAGTTTATGGGAGCTCTTAAAAAGAACAACATTGAGCTTAACAGAAAAGTTTTAGCTGATTTAGCAATGAATCACCCTGAAGCTTTCAAAGCAGTTGTAGATCAAGTAAAATAATGTAAAATTTTTTGTTATCAATATAAATCCTGAGTTTTTTGCTCGGGATTTTTTTATTATTTACATTTGCGTATTATTAAAAAAAAGCACCACCATTTAAAGTGAAAAAACTAACAGGTCTTCTACTTCTTTCTTTAGCATCTTATAATTTACAGGCGCAGAATTTTATTCAGGCTTATCAAACGAGAGCTAATCAGGTTACTCAAACCAATATTAATACTCTGCTCCAGGAATTTGCGAGTTATGGTATAAAAACAACGGGTTCTGCAGCAAATACGAATGCACTGAACTGGCTTAAAGCTAAATATCAGTCTTTTGGTTACAATGCAAACCAGATTACAGAAGATTCTTTCACTTTTGGAAATACTACTTCTAAGAATTTAATTATTACTAAAACCGGAACGGTTTATCCCAATACGTATGTAATTATTTGTGGACATTATGATACCGTAAATGGACCCGGAGTAAGTGATAACGGAAGCGGAACCTCAATTCTATTGGAAGCTGCAAGGATTTTAAAAGATGTTCCTACAGAATATTCTGTGAAATTTATTCATTTTTCGGGTGAAGAGCAAGGCTTGGTTGGAAGTAATCATTACGTAAATAATGTAGTTTTCTCTAATAATGTTCGTCAATTAAATTTAAAAGTTGTTTTTAACATCGATCAGGTTGGTGGTCAACTTGGAAATTTAAACGATACTATTAATTGTGAGAGCGATCAAACATCAGCCGGAGGAACTGCTAATAATGCACCTTCACTTGCAATGACTCAGCAGTTGGCAAATTGTACAACACTCTACTCTCCTCTTCAGATAAGTATGTCTAATGCGTATGCTTCAGATTATATGCCTTTTGAAGCAAAAGGAGATATTATTACTGGGTTTTATGAAACCGAAAGAAGTATGAACGAGCATTCTGCAAATGATACGTATGCGAATATAGATCCTGTTTATGTATTGAATGTTGGAAAAGCCGCAGTGGGAGCTTTACAACATTTTGCGGTAGCAACATCGGTTTTAGGAACAAATGAGAGTTCTCAAAGTAAATTGGAATCTATTAAAATCTATCCTAATCCGGCAAAAGATATTCTGAATCTTGAAATTCCTACAGAATTTAAAAACTTCAGTTTTGAAATAAAAGATATGAACGGCAGATTGATTTCAACTCATGAAAATGAAAAGACTATAAATGTTTCAAAATTATCAAGCGGAGTTTATTTATGTACTGTAAAATCCGATGGTGAAACGGTTACGAAAAAAGTGATTATTGAAAAATAATGATTGAATTTATAAGCCACGAATGCACGAATATTATAAAATAAAATATTAATATTCGTGCATTCGTGGCAAAATACATAGTTTGCTATCAAAACAATCAATTTGTAAGCTTATTTATTTCTGGCTAAAAGTATTTCCTCAATTTCTTCCAGCGAAAAATTCTTAGCTTTCAGTAAAATTAAAAAGTGATATAATAAATCTGCAGCTTCATTTTTAAATAGTTTATCATTATCATCTTTAGCTTCTATCACCAATTCTACTGCTTCCTCTCCTACTTTTTGAGCAACTTTGTTGATTCCTCTTTGGTATAAAGAATAGGTATAA
Coding sequences within it:
- the rplT gene encoding 50S ribosomal protein L20, encoding MPRSVNAVASRARRKKLMKQAKGFFGRRKNVWTVAKNAVQKAMQYAYRGRKEKKRNFRSLWIMRINAGAREHGMSYSQFMGALKKNNIELNRKVLADLAMNHPEAFKAVVDQVK
- a CDS encoding M28 family peptidase, with translation MKKLTGLLLLSLASYNLQAQNFIQAYQTRANQVTQTNINTLLQEFASYGIKTTGSAANTNALNWLKAKYQSFGYNANQITEDSFTFGNTTSKNLIITKTGTVYPNTYVIICGHYDTVNGPGVSDNGSGTSILLEAARILKDVPTEYSVKFIHFSGEEQGLVGSNHYVNNVVFSNNVRQLNLKVVFNIDQVGGQLGNLNDTINCESDQTSAGGTANNAPSLAMTQQLANCTTLYSPLQISMSNAYASDYMPFEAKGDIITGFYETERSMNEHSANDTYANIDPVYVLNVGKAAVGALQHFAVATSVLGTNESSQSKLESIKIYPNPAKDILNLEIPTEFKNFSFEIKDMNGRLISTHENEKTINVSKLSSGVYLCTVKSDGETVTKKVIIEK